Below is a window of Microcebus murinus isolate Inina chromosome 3, M.murinus_Inina_mat1.0, whole genome shotgun sequence DNA.
tACTAGTTTAGTCCCATGAAATTAATTCTTGTTTTGTTGGATTAGCAATCTTTATGAATGTATcagctttttaattaaagttttggAAGCTTTTTTAGTGGAAATTGTATGATCtttaaagttattagaaacctGTATTTAAGAGTACTTATCAgggtcatttttataaattttcttgaaGAAGCCAATTTTTGACTGTAGCTAGTTAAAACTGTTTTTGAAAAGAATCTAAGTAAAACAGTAATTGTCTATGGAtgataaaattcttagaatagCTACAGTGAAAGacataatgacaaaaaaatttggttatttttgtggcatataACCATTTAATATAGCACtcataattattattgataacaTATACAGAGTTACAGTCTGGGACCATGTTAGGATGAAAATCAGTCCAGGAATACACTATCAGTGTACGGCCAGGGAAAGGTAGGGcttaaatataacataaatgcAGATGAACAAACAGCTCCTAGCTGCCTGtaagcatttataatttattcatttaatattcagCAAGAATAAAATTGTCCAAGATGAACatattttccatataaaaaataatcaggctgggcgcggtggctcacgcctataatcctagctctctgggaagccaaggcaggtggatcatttgagctcaggagttcaagaccagcctgagcaagagcgagacctggtctctactaaaaataaaaaaaaaaaagttaattggccaactgaaaatagaaaaaaaaaatagagaaatttaaaaaaaaataaaaaaataataataatcaacacCTGTCCTCAAAGATGTATGATTATGGCTATGGAGGATACAAAGAATAACACGGGTTGCTCTTCCTGATGACAGATCATTTAATTGAGGATAAAAAAATGCAAGACCCATTAAAATTTACTTGATTCAGAGAGTAgcaacacaaaacacaaattaaaaggTACTGCAGGCAGCATATGACTAAGTGCCACAGGAGCAATATATGACAAGCTGCTGGGGGTTGAGGTTCCCTGGGAAAGCTTCAAGGAGGTAGAGTCTTTCATTAAACTACAATGATTATAGGATCTCCAGATGAAGAGGTGGGAATACACAAAAGCAAGAGTTGGTATCTAACACCAgcacatgaaagaaaataattaagaaccACAACTTCAAGACACAGTAAAACAAATGAGAGAAACCTGTGAGACACAAAAAAAATATCCTAACTGAAGGATACACGGAAAAAGAGTTTAGAAGCACTGCAGCTAAAACAGGAAGTGATAAATGCAGATAGGAATTGCAAAGGTTTAGACACCATTTAAAAGGAATTTGAAAGGTAAAGATAatctgaagaaatggaaaattatggATATGTTTCTGAGGGTACAGGAAGAGGCAGCCCATGATTCTACTCAACATTATTTGAAGACCCACTATTTGCagctagaaataaataattatatagtcAAGATCTGAACAATAAAAGTGATGCAATTACTAATAAGGGGCATGATGGACATGATGGAGGTAACCATGGAGATAATATGTTACCGCTGTGTTCCTCAACCCCCAGTCCACAAACCACTACTGGTCTGGGActtgttaggaaccgggccacacagcaggcgGTGAGCAGCaagtgagtgagcaaagcttcatctgtatttacagccattccccatcacttgcatcactacctgagctccaCCTTCTGTCAGAttcagcagcattagattctattttatagtgagttgtataattatttcattatatattacaatgcaataataataaagtgcacaataactACAATGTGCTTGAATAATCCAAAAACCATACCCGACTCCTTCCAACCTCCCactcccagtccatggaaaaactgtcttccatgaaactagtgcctggtgccaaaaaggttggggactgctgtgaTACAGAATAGATCTCACCATCACTAGCTGTGATTCCTTGAGCAAGATGCTAAACCTGAGTTTTACTATcctcttctattaaaaaaaagtctaaacATCTGTTAAGAGTATCAAATAAGATTTAACACAAGAgctctctctttaaaaaacaaaggcagaatgaaagtgaaaataaaacataacaacaTCTGTGGAACACAACTAAAGCTGTGCTCAAATgaaaattcaggccgggcgcggtggctcacgcctgtaatcctagctctctgggaggccgaggcgggcggattgctcgaggtcaggagttcgaaaccagcctgagcaagagcgagaccccgtctctactataaatagaaagaaactaattggccaactgatatatatataaaaaaattagccgggcatggtggcgcatgcctgtagtcccagctactcgggaggctgagacagaaggattgctcaagcccaggagtttgaggttgctgtgagcgaggctgacgccacggcactcactctagcctgggcaacaaagcgagattctgtctcaaaaaaaaacaaaaacaaaacgaaaatTCATACCACTAAATGCACAcatcagaaagaaggaaaagttctAATCAATCATCTAAGCTCCCCCTTCAAGAAcctaaaaaaagaagagcaaagtaaataaagaaggaaatatagaagaaaatatttccaaagaaaaggaataaagatcAGAAATCAATCATActgaaaaacaatagagaaaaatcaatgaaatagttAGTTCTTTGACAAGATAGATGAAATTAACAAATTACTGATAAGATTTACAAAGTTATaagatacaaattaccaatacCAACAATGAAACAAGGGATATCACTGAGACCGTGAAGACATCAAAAGGgtaataaaggaatactatggTCAACTCTATTCACATTAATTTGACAACTTGGAAGGAATGGATTAATTCCTCAAAAACCATAAACTACTATAACTCACCcaatatgaaataatatgaatagaTGAATAACCTGATAACATTAAGGAAGGTTGAATTCATAATTTTACAACTTCCAAAATATAAATCTCCAGGCCCAAATGGTTTCACTGAAGAAtcctaccaaacatttaaagaattaacactaATTCTACACAATCTTTCAGAAAATGCAAGAGGAAATACTtcccaatacattttatgaagctagtataatcctgataccaaaacaaggaCAGTACATAAACCTACAGACCATTGTTCCCTCAGGAACTTGACAAAGAGTATCTACCAAACAAataaactaacaaacaaaaaaccccccacagttatggtgaaagactgaatgcttctCCCAACATCAAAGACAAGCAAGGAGGTCTGCTCTCTTCATTGTTATTTAACATAGCGCTAGAATCTAGACAACACAAGAATGATGGAAAGAAAAGGCATATAgattgtaaaggaagaaataaaattgttcttgtttgcagatgacatgattggtTATATAGAAAATCTCAAGGAATCTACAGAATCCCAATTcttctaataaatgaattcagcaaagtcacaGGATATAagatacacatacaaacatatatattggtatatactaacaatgaatacctgaatgatgaaattaagaacaATTATTTACAATTGTTCAAAAAAACTAAATACTTAAATATGTGTAAATCTTAACAAAACACATGTAGTATTTGCATGCTGAAAACTGATGttaatggaagaaaacaaagaaaatatagaaaaattaaaagaaatatcatGATCTTGAGCTGGAAGATTCAACATAGTAGAGATATCACTTCTCCCTAAATCAATATACAATGTAATTCCTCTCAAAATCTCAGcaagattgtttttaaatatagacAAGATGATTCCAAAATTTACAATGAAATGCAAAgaactagaatggctaaaaaaattttggaggaaaaaaaaagaataaagtgggagcAGTCGATCTACTATATTTCAGACTTATATAGCTACAGGAATCAAGATTGTGTGCTAAGAGAGAAACCCAGGAACAGACAGACACAAACCTGCTCAAGTGACTTTTGGCAAAACTGCAACAACAATGCTATAGAGGAAAAGGAGCCTTTCCAACAAATAGGGCTGGAGCAACGGACATGCATAAGCCAAAAAATGACCCTCGAATAAGTCTGACACATTATagaaatattaactcaaaatgaatcattgGCTTAAACATGAaacataaactataaaacttttaggaaagaAGTAAGAGATCTTTGGGATCTAAGATTTATTTAGGCAAAGAGTTTTTAAACacgacaccaaaagcacaatccataaaaggaaaagttgacattaataaaatgaacatcaaaattttaaacatttgcttCACAAAAGACTgttaagaatatgaaaagacaaactacagacTGACAAAACATTTGCAAACCGCATATCTGAAAAAAGATTAGtattgtaatatacataaaaaactttaaactcaacagcaaaaaaattatttttttcaattagaaaacaggcaaaagataTGCTATAaagagacatttcaccaaagaggacacacagatggcaaatatgcagatgaaaagatgttcaacatcattagccactagggaaatgcaagttaaaaatgagatatcactacacacttATCAAAATGGTTACATTAAAAACAgggacaacaccaaatgctggtgaggatgtggaaaaactggatctcattcatacattgctggtggggatAGAAAATGCTATAGCCACTCTGGGAAAGAGttcttggcagtttcttataaaattaaacatgcaactactatatgacccagctGTTGTTTTTCTTGGGCTATTTATCCCAGAGAACTGAAGACTTAGGTTTACATTATGTTACATTATGAGTTActatacatgaatgtttatagcagcttaatttataatagccaaaaactgagAACCACCTAAATGTCCTTTAAACAAAATAAGGTACATCTATACCACAGAAAACCACTCAGCCAACCACTAATACGCAACATGATTGAATCACCAGAGAACTTTGTTGAATGAAAATATCCAATCCCCAAAGGTTACCTACTGGAGAGTCCATTATATAGTAACTTTGAAACgacaaaattacaataaaaaacaaattattgatTGTCGGGAGTTAAGGAAGAGGTGGGGTGGGAATGAAGTGGGTGTAgttataaaagggcaacatgaggGATCCTCCCTGTGATGGGAAGGTCCTCTATCTTCCCTGTAGTTGTACCAATGTCAGTATCTTGGTTGTGGTATTGCCCTATGGCTTTACAACATAGTGAGGAAAACTGGGTAAAAAGAAACTGGGTAAGCGGTGCAGGAGTTCTCACtatactgtattatttcttacaactgcaggtgaatctacaattatctcaaaataagaaatttaattagaaaacaaaggTAGCCTCAAAGTAAATTAAGTACAGGCAACTGACAAGAAATCCAACATCAGCTAAATGCAATGCTCTCTTCTGCTCAAGTTTGACTTGATACTGAAGATTACTCTGTGAATTAACGAGTTTATGAAACACACCTTCATAAGTACCCCCCCAATATTTCCCtgacccacacatacacacacaaacataggAACTGTAACAAGGCAGTACAGATAGAAAAACTGAGACTTCCCTAAGTACTTACTTACTAGAATAGAAAGAGAGCTGGGCTGAAACAGGGAGAAAAATCCTTTGTCCAGGCTCTATAAAACAAATCAACTGTGTCACTTCGGACAGATCCCCTAATCTCTCAGCCTACAAACTGAACTGTTTCTACGTAAATTTCTAAGGTACGAGATTGCTTAGATCAGTAGTTCTGAAACTTTTTGGTCTCAAGTCTCCGAAGAGTTtctgtttacatatatatagatTACAACCTTTGGTATTTATAGTATCAGAAATTAAAACGgaggaaatttttaaagaatacacaAAAACATTCCATTAGCCCTCAGAACAGTGAGGTTATTCCACATCATGGAAAACTGCTCCCTCTGGAAAATTCGTGCACCCTTGCAAAGACAATGAGAGTGGCAAACGCAAACACCACCTTGGTATTATGAAAATAACTGTGACCACACTGAGAACCACCGGCTTACCATCAAACGAGATATAGATACAAAAGTGATTCGAAAGGTACAAAACACAGGAGAAATGTGTTCTTTTGGAATACAAGGGTGCTAAGgcgggaaaaaaataaaaaaccagttCAAATCCCAATGGAGGACAACTTGGACAACCGCACGGCTGGGTAAAACGGGCAAAGCTTTTGAAAGGCCACGGAAGCTGGGCTTTAGAGTGTCACAGAAGTCTCCACAACTGTACGAGATTACTACTACTGTATTAATCTGCACTGCGCGCTCAAAAACCGTTATAAAAGCGATAGACCCACAATCGCTGTTTTGGATTCAACTTTTGGCAAAGACGGGGAAGCCAACCAAAGAGAACTGCCCCCAACGCCCGGCCGCCCCGCACTGCGCCGCGGCGAGAGGGGTCCGCCGGCACCCCTCGCTCTTCGGGCCCCGAGCCGCGCGGCCGCCACGGCCGCCCGAGGAGGGCGCGGGTCACAATCCCGGCCGGAGCAGGCgcggccgggcgggccggggggCTGAGGAAGGTCCGCGGGGACACGGGAAGCGCGGGGCGGGGGCCCGGCGTCGGCCCAGGCGGAGGGGTGCGGGAGTCGGCGGGACTCACCAGCTGCCGCGCCACCTCGGAGGAGGCCATGGTCGCCGGTGGGAGGGCGGCTGAGCGGCGGTCTTGGCCGGGGGCGCCCAGCGGCTAGtccgggcggcggcgggcgggaaGGCGGGCGAGCGGGAAGGCGGGCGGGTGAGGCGGGGCGTAACGGGCGGGGCGCGAGGCGAGGGGCGCTGGGCGCCGCCCCAGCCGAGTGACGGGCGGGGCAGCCTAGGCGGCGGGgacggggcaggggcggggccgagCCGGCGACCGCGGGGCGCGCCATTGGCCGCGCCAAGCAGCTCGTGCGCGGAGCGAGCCCCTCCCGGGAGTGCCCCTCGACGTGCAAGAGGACGGAGAGTCAGAGCGGGAAACGAGGACTGTGGAAGAGCTGGGACTTGAGAAGAAGACGCGAGGATTCACTCCGAGAGCCCTCAGCCGGTTGCCTGCGGCCAGTTGGAGCAGTGATTGTGTGCCCCCCGGCGGCTACCGGAAGTGGGCGGGGCCGCCGCCGGCGGGCGGGAACGAGGAGAGCAGCTTTTCGTGAGGACCGGAAGTGGGCGGGGCCGGAGCGgagcggcgggggcggggccggcgggggcgTGCCCGCGCGGGCGCTGCCCCACAGAGGCGGTGGCTGGGTGCTCCGGCCGCAGACGCCGCCGAGGCGGGGAACCCGCAGAGCCGGTCGGACCCTGTTGCCGTCGGGAGCCGGGTTCTCGGAGCACGCCGCGATGGTGCCGGGCTGAGCCGCCCGCCAGCGGAGGAGCAGCGGGGTCCGGGATGGAGGGGCCGGCGGAGCTGGGCCCCGAGGCGGTGCTGCGCTTCCTCGCGGAGCGCGGGGGCCGGGCCCTGCACGCCGAGCTGGTGCAGCACTTCAGGGGCGCCCTGGGCGGCGAGCCCGAGCAGCGCGCCAGCGCCCGCGCCCGCTTCAAGGAGCTGGTCAACGCCGTGGCCACGGTGCGCACCGACCCCGCCGACGGCTCCAAGTACGTGCACCTCAAGAAGCGGTTCTGCGCGGGGCCTCCGCCGCCCGAGGCCGCGCCCCCCGGGCTCCCGCCCCGCATCGAGGTGACCGCCGAGCCGGAGCCCCCCACCGCGCCGGAGGCCCCCGACGGCCCGCCCGCGCCCGAGGAAGACCGCAGTCCGGCCCCCGAGGCAGCGGCTCCCGAGGCGCCCCCCGGGCCGGGCGATGGGGAGCCCCCGGCCGCCGCGCTGGGCTCGTCCCTCGGCGGCGGGGCCCGCAGGAAGAACTCGCGGCGCAGCGTGCCGCCCCTGCCCCGGCCGCCGGCCGCGGGGCCCGGCGAGGACCCGGAGCCCTCGCCCCACAGCGGCGAGGAGGCGGACGGGGGCTGCTCCCCGGGGGCGGCGGGCGCGCCGCGGTCCGCCCGCCAGAACTTCCGGGACCTGGTGATGGGCAGCTCCCCGCAGCTGAAGAGGGGCCTGTGTCCGGGCAGCGGCAGCCCCGGGAGCTCCTCCGCGGGGGGACGCAGCCGCGGCGGGGGCGACTCGGACAGCGCCTCGGTAGCGTCTTCGTCCGCGGAGGAAGAGAGCACTGGCGGGGGCTCGGTGACGCTGGACCCTCTGGAGCACGCCTGGATGCTCTCGGCCTCCGACGGCAAGTGGGACAGCCTGGAAGGGTTGCTCACCTGCGAGCCGGGCCTGCTGGCCAAGCGGGACTTCATCACCGGCTTCACCTGCCTGCACTGGGCCGCCAAGCACGGGAGGCAGGAGCTTCTGGCCATGCTGGTGAACTTCGCCAACAGACACCAGTTGCCAGTGAACATCAACGCCAGGACGAGCGGGGGCTACACCGCCCTGCACCTGGCAGCCATGCACGGGCACGTGGAGGTGGTGAAGCTGCTGGTGGGCGCCTACGACGCCGATGTGGACGTCAGGGACTACAGTGGGAAAAAGGCCTCCCAGTACCTGAGTCAGAGCATCGCGGAGGAGATAAAGAACCTGGTGGGAGCCCTGGACGAGGAGGACAGCGAAAGCGCTGCTGGCAGCGGGGGTGGGCGCTGGAGGCTTTCAAAAGTGCTCCCTTCGCATCTCATCACCTACAAACTCTCGCATGTCCTGGAGGATGGGGGcgaccaccatcaccatcaccatcaccacttgGCCGAGGGATGGGCTGGAGGCAAAGCAAAGGATCCAAGTCGCAAAGTCTCCAGCAGCTCTAGTGGTCGTATAAAACCCAGACTCAACAAAATCCGCTTCCGAACCCAGATCATCCACACCACACCCTCTTTCAGGGACCCAGACCAGCcactggaggaaggggaggaggaggaggaacggTCTCTTAAAGGTCACGCATCCTCCTTCAAATTGAGACCAAAGTCCAATGTATttgggtaaaaatattttcttttagaaaatgctaaggtttatttgttttcagaaacagAATAATAGGTGTGGGTAAGGAAATGAGACCAGAAATGACAGAGACTAAATTGTGCATTCTCGCTTGAGGGGTTGGAATGGATGGGAAGGAGTTCTTTTCAGGtgaaagtggatttttttttaagtgattcaTATTACCTTGATCTATATCTCTCTTTCCCACTTCACCTCTGTCCTTGAGTCCTGTTTCTGAAGACTGAAATGTATCTAAATTGGGGCGGGGGGACAGATTTGGTGACTGTGGGTTCCTTTGCTTTAACTATTACTGGATGCCATGCAAAGTAAGGAATGTTGCACTTTTATGTATCAGTTTTTATAAGTGGTTACTCTTACAAGAGCAACAAAAAATGCACATTGTAATGAAACTGGTAGTATTTATAAGTTGAAATTCTACATGCTGcccttttttttaataattgcatttgctttttaagGTACTACTGAAGGTTAGAGTTGAAATGCAAAAATACTAATTAGAGAATAATGTGAATAAAATGAGAATCCTGTTGGTATCCTATTTGTATTGTAAGTAGcagttcagttttttaaaaaccaatttcaGTTTTAATAATAGAACTAAAGAAATGGGCAACATGCACTTTTCAGTAAATCTATAGTATGGTTTCCACTTAATTATCTCTAATACTGCTGTTAAGTTACACCAGTGTTAAGGTACATTATTAATTACTAcacaagtttttatttaaaataaaacactgttaGCCTATGgtacattgaaataaaatatcgTCTTGTTCTGATTCTCACTGACTTATATTGCTATTCTAAAACTCTAAATTTGCTAGAGTTTTTTATTCTGGGGATGACCTAACCATTGGTTCTGTTTGGCATAACCTTATTTAATGGTGCTTAGAACTAAATTATAGAAACTGTTTCTGGTTTAGATAATTAGCAAAAGTTGGCTTAAATATTAGTGAGCCCATGCTTctgtgaaataattattaaaccaACTTAATGATTCTCAATGTAAgatacagttttaattttactaataCATTCATAGTCTGTTTTGCAAATGCTTAAAATGCTAAATCTTTTCAATTTGCCAACATTTCCTTGAATCTATTAGATACCTATGGTGTAGTTACTGAAAAGCTGTGTAGTAAATCTACTCAGCTAAAAATGGCACTTtatgaaagggaaaagagaagagatgggactatttctatatataaatgcTGCTGGCTATTGAATTCCTTTGTATACTTTTCATAAAATactattcattaaaattaaggaCTTGTTTTAAGTATGGTTCTTAAttacatttcattcatttatgttagAGTAAATGGctttataattactttaaaatctaACTCATAAACATATTAAATGTTTGTAACAAGATTAGAAACAACTTTTGTGGGAGACTAATTTGAACAATTCCTTCTTCCTTAGATTTTTGGGTCTCATAATTGCTGAACCCTAAGTACTGACAGCCtatagggtgacagagtgagggaACATCTTCTGAAGGGTGAATGAACCCATGTATGAATTGCACAGAGCTGCAGCATTTAGAGCTCTTAGATCTTTAATTTTCCAAGTCATAGAAATTTGTCACAAGTTTGTCACACCTCTCTCTACTTGGCAAAGGAATTTGTTTAAAGATTGatgaaaaatattcacataaaatatatataaactattatcCATTTGTGTGCCTTTTGTTTTAGGATTATGGAAATGGACAATGTACATTTGAAAAGCACTTTTATCCATACATATGGGTGAAAAACCAATCTAATTTTGTGTAAAAGAGAGATTCTTTGAAAGTGAGAATCGGTCATTTGTTCTGAAGCTATACATGTTACCTTTAGTGCAGAATAAGCTATAACTTCCCATTGAGGAATTATAATTTTCATAGACATAGAAAGCCGAAGTAACTTTAAAAACTAGACACTTCAGAACCATCAAAAGGTACTATTGAATCACAGCCAGTATTAATCACttaaatgtatatgttaataaCTAATTGCACAAAATCTATAATTTGCTAGATCTTTAGAGATTGAGTCATACATCATTTACCTTGCTTTTCACACTAAAGGCTTTAACTTTTCGGCTAagatattaaatttttgaaaatcattcttGAGAGGAATTCTAGCATTCCTTGTCATGTGCAGTAAATGTAGCATTTTCAGCTACTTAATTCTACATtcctcttatttttcaaataaattatagaaagcaAATGTTTTGTGTAACTAATATTCATAGAGTTCTGCCTACcattaatagaaatatatatgtaaaatacttcaGTGTTTATTGATAGGAGATTATATGGTTAAAAAACCCAAGTATGTCAGTGTGTTTCCTGTAGGTACACTTGAAGCTAGTGTTTGTCACAAGGCTCTTTACTTTCGTGGTATATAAAATGCAGCTAGTTTATATAACTTGAAAATCTGGTACTATTTTATTCATGCCTAAAATCTTGGAGTCTAGGCTGCATTGTCTCATTTGTTAAACAAGTGAAAGTTTGGGAGTTTGAGAATGTAAAGTCTTTGTAAAATTCGTTTTGTCAAAATAAAAGGTTCACT
It encodes the following:
- the SOWAHC gene encoding ankyrin repeat domain-containing protein SOWAHC, producing the protein MEGPAELGPEAVLRFLAERGGRALHAELVQHFRGALGGEPEQRASARARFKELVNAVATVRTDPADGSKYVHLKKRFCAGPPPPEAAPPGLPPRIEVTAEPEPPTAPEAPDGPPAPEEDRSPAPEAAAPEAPPGPGDGEPPAAALGSSLGGGARRKNSRRSVPPLPRPPAAGPGEDPEPSPHSGEEADGGCSPGAAGAPRSARQNFRDLVMGSSPQLKRGLCPGSGSPGSSSAGGRSRGGGDSDSASVASSSAEEESTGGGSVTLDPLEHAWMLSASDGKWDSLEGLLTCEPGLLAKRDFITGFTCLHWAAKHGRQELLAMLVNFANRHQLPVNINARTSGGYTALHLAAMHGHVEVVKLLVGAYDADVDVRDYSGKKASQYLSQSIAEEIKNLVGALDEEDSESAAGSGGGRWRLSKVLPSHLITYKLSHVLEDGGDHHHHHHHHLAEGWAGGKAKDPSRKVSSSSSGRIKPRLNKIRFRTQIIHTTPSFRDPDQPLEEGEEEEERSLKGHASSFKLRPKSNVFG